In the genome of Cryptomeria japonica chromosome 8, Sugi_1.0, whole genome shotgun sequence, one region contains:
- the LOC131064718 gene encoding uncharacterized protein LOC131064718, translated as MAQAKLFLRGFLALGVLILQLLGLFVTALPVSKKRRSSDHKVPSWSSIKKFLTCKGDSNEVHDPQREAKQSRKSKCYHNIGCSYCSGSLYNLRDLVHGNSRVMHRAETSPESSSRSSQEIVVSENNRLSMGSSTRSMASPKPAQFIVQETQGSFRGVHLKKFSGCYECHVVVDPFEAMSRDSSLRTSIYACPICGEIFSKSEALEQHQAIKHSVSELAQDDSAKNIVDIIFQTSWLKKETPCKIERILKVHNSQRTINKFEDYRDMVKGKANKLAKKHPRCIADGNELLRFYCTTLTCSLGMNGLCSLCNQPTCNVCTVIRHGFSSKLENGKGIYTTASSGKAHDSIEVTEEDASKAKRAMLVCRVIAGRVNRSQDPDEFVNGGFDSVAGEAGVYSNLDELFVFNPKAVLPCFVVLYKTCI; from the exons ATGGCACAAGCAAAATTGTTTCTTAGAGGCTTCTTGGCCTTGGGAGTTCTTATCTTGCAACTTCTAGGTTTGTTTGTAACTGCTCTTCCTGTCAGTAAGAAAAGGAGGTCATCAGATCACAAGGTGCCTTCATGGTCCTCAATCAAGAAGTTTCTAACATGTAAGGGTGACAGCAATGAGGTTCATGACCCCCAAAGAGAAGCAAAGCAGTCGCGCAAGAGTAAGTGTTATCACAACATAGGATGTTCTTACTGCTCCGGGTCACTGTATAACCTGAGGGATCTTGTGCATGGAAACTCAAGAGTTATGCATAGAGCTGAAACATCCCCTGAGAGTTCTTCAAGGTCATCTCAGGAGATAGTGGTGTCAGAAAACAACAGGCTTTCCATGGGCTCAAGCACTAGGTCTATGGCTTCACCCAAGCCTGCACAGTTCATAGTACAGGAGACTCAGGGATCCTTCAGAGGagtccatttgaagaaattctcagGCTGCTATGAATGCCATGTTGTTGTAGATCCGTTTGAGGCCATGTCGAGGGATTCTTCTCTGAGAACTTCAATTTATGCCTGTCCAATATGCGGTGAGATATTTAGCAAGTCTGAGGCCCTCGAGCAGCATCAGGCCATTAAGCATTCAG TTTCTGAGTTGGCTCAAGATGATTCAGCCAAGAACATTGTAGATATAATCTTCCAAACTAGCTGGCTAAAGAAGGAGACACCATGCAAAATTGAGAGGATTCTTAAAGTCCACAACAGCCAGAGAACCATCAACAAGTTTGAAGATTACAGAGACATGGTAAAGGGTAAAGCCAACAAATTGGCAAAGAAGCACCCAAGGTGCATAGCAGATGGCAATGAATTACTTCGTTTCTATTGCACCACACTCACATGTTCTCTGGGCATGAATGGGTTATGTAGTCTCTGCAATCAGCCAACTTGCAATGTATGCACTGTCATTCGCCATGGTTTCTCTTCCAAACTTGAAAATGGCAAAGGGATTTACACCACAGCAAGCAGTGGAAAAGCACATGATTCTATTGAGGTAACAGAGGAGGATGCCTCAAAGGCCAAGAGAGCAATGCTAGTTTGCAGAGTTATAGCAGGCAGGGTCAATAGGTCTCAAGACCCGGATGAGTTTGTGAATGGTGGATTTGATTCAGTGGCAGGTGAGGCAGGAGTATACTCTAATCTAGATGAATTGTTTGTGTTTAATCCCAAAGCAGTTCTTCCATGTTTTGTTGTACTGTATAAGACCTGCATATGA